The DNA segment GATCGACGCGGTGCTCGCTTAGTTTTCGACGGTCAGCCGATGCGCGCCGCAGTAATCAGCCGATGCGCGCCGTCCAGTGGTCGTTGGCGTGGGCCAGGGTGAGGCCGAGCGAGGGGCAGTCGAAGCGGCTGCCGGACGGGGGCGGAGTGCTGTCGGGCCTGCTGTTGCCCGGTGCGGCCGGCGTCCACGTCGATCCCGACAGCACCTTGACGCTGCTGCTGTCGAAGGTCTGGCCGGCCATGTCCTGGCAATAGTAGCCGGCCCCGGTCGAGGGGTTCACCGAGGTGTAGACCTCGAACATGTCCCAGCCGAACGCGAACTGCGGCAGGTCGTAGGTGCCGGAGCTGGTGTAGTAGGTGTCCCACGCGTGCGTGCGGTAGTTGAAGAGGTGGGCGCTCCAGGTGTTGGACGCCGCCGACGTCTGGTGGATGTCCAGGCTGTAGGCGGGCCTGCCGCCGACCGTGGTGGTGTAGGTGGAGAGGAACGCGGAGTCCATCGGCGTGAGCTTGCCGACCCGGTCCCGCCCGCCGCACCAGTCCCACGCCCAGAGGTCGGGGCCGTCCGGCGTGTAGGCCGTGGTCATCTCCATGCAGGCCCCGCCGGCCGGTATCGCCGTCGGTGCGTAGACGTAGTCGCCGCCGCTGGTGGCCCTGGCGCCGCCCACGACGCTCTGCGTGGCCTGGAGCCCCAGGCTGGCGCCGTTCGGCAGGTTCACGCCCCAGGTCGTGTGGAGTTGGGCGGCCGCGGCGCCGGGGTGCCCGGCCTTCGCGCGGGTCCGTTCCTCGGTGAGCTGCCGGAACCGGTCGGCCGCGGGGCCGGCCGCGTCCTGCGCCGCCGTGCCGGTCAGGCCGGGGACCACGCCGGCGATCGGTGCGGTGGAGCCGCGCAGCGCCGGGTCGTCGGCGGCCGGCCGTGCGATGCCGGCCGCGCCGGAGGTCCGTGCGGTCGTGTGTGCCGGGGCCGGGGCCGCCAGCGCGGGGGCCGGTCCGCTCGTGACGAGCAGGGCGGCCGCCGCGGTGAGGACCGCGGCCGTGGTTCTGGCTCTGAGGCCGGTGAGGATGCGCATGTGGGGGCTGCCTTTCCTGCGGAGAGTGCGGAAGGTACGGAGAGTGCGAAGACGTGTGGTGGCGTGCGCGAGGTGTGTCAGCCCGTCGTCCAGTACACGGTGTAGTACTGGTGGTGGGTGCGGGCGATGGGGTCCAGGGTGACCGCCTTGCCGTCGGCGGTGGCGGTGAACGCCAGGGGCGTGGAGGTCTCCCGTATCGAGCCGGTGTCGAGCGTGGGCATCCGCGTCGGCCGGGTGCTTCCGTAGCCGCCGGCGAGGACGACGGGGCCGCGCAGCACCGCCGCCACGCGGGAGTTGTCGGGCGTCGGCTCGATCGTGGTCCGCATCGGCAGGGACACCTTGACCGTGTCACCGGCCCGCCAGGCCCGGTCCACGGTGAGCCGGCTGCCCGGTGCGGGGGCCGGCAGCGGCCGGCCGTTGAGGGTGGCCTGTGCGCCGCTCGCCCAGGACGGGATGCGCACCGACAGCGGGTGCGTGGCGCTCCCCGAGACCACGGTGAGGGTGGTGCCCGCCTCGTCGGGGAAGCCGGTGGTCTGCCGCCAGGTGACGCCCTTCTCGGACCAGGTGACCTGGGACGGGATGAACAGGTTCACCAGCAGGCGCGTGTCGTCGTGGGTGTAGACGGTGTCGGCGAACTTGGCCTGGGTCTCCATGCCCGTGCCGTGGTCGCAGGAGAAGTTGTCGTAGTCCGTCGAGTACGCGTTCGGGTCGGAGCCCATGAACGACGGCTGCTGCTTGAACGAGCCCGTGCCGACGCCGGTGTAGTAGATGTTGAAGCCGTGCGACGAGTTCGGGTCCTGCTCGCCGAGCATCTGGTTGAAGAGGGTGCGCTCGTAGTAGTCGAGCAGGTCGGCCCGGTCGGGCGCGTGGAAGTGCACCAGGCGGGTCAGCTTGAGCATGTTGTAGCTGTTGCAGTTCTCGCACGTGCCGTTGGACAGTTGGGAGGCGATCGCGTCGGGCTCGTGGAACGCCTCGCCGTTGCTGTTCCCGCCGATCACGTAGGTGTGGTGGCCGGTGACGATCTTCCAGAAGTTCTCGCCGATGCTGCGGTACTTGGCGTCCAGGCCCTCCTCCCACTGCCGCATCGCGCCGACCATCTTCGGTATCTGGGTGTTGGCGTGCAGCCCGGCGAGCCGGTCCTCGTTCCGGGAGAGCGGGTCGAGGACGCGTGCGTGGTAGAACCGCTCGGACACCGCCAGCCACCGGGAGTCGCCGGTGATCGCGTGCAGGTCGGCCAGCACGTCCGGCATCCCGCCGAACTCCGTCTCCAGCACGGCCTGCATCTGGGAGTACGACAGCCGCGCGGTGCGCTGGTCCACCCAGGCGGCCTGGCGCAGCACCACGTCCAGGGCCTGCGCGTTCCCGGCGAGCTGGTACTGGTCGACGAGGCCCGCCATGATCTTGTGGATGGTGTAGTACGGCGCCCAGACGTCGGTCCTGGCTTCGAGCCGGTCGAAGAAGCTCTCCGGGAAGGCCGACAGGTACCCCGTCCCGAACCCGGCCTGGGGCGAGCGCGCCTGGCACGCGGCGAGCGCGGCGACCACCTGGGCGCCCTTGTCGCGCAGCCCCGTGTCCCCGGTGTTGGCAAATGCCAGGGCCAGCCCGGACATCAGGTGGCCGGTGCTGTGGCCGCGCAGCTCCACGTCGGGTCCCTCCCAGCCGCCACAGGGCTGGGCCGAGCTAACGATGCCGACGTTGCGGCGGAAGGTGTGCAGCAGGCGGTTGATGTCGACGAACCGAAGATAGGCGGAGTTGCGCGCCTGGTTGTCGCGGAAGACGCCCGGGAGCAGCGAGACCGCGGTGAGGGGGAAGGGGCGTACGGCGGACGCCGCGCGCGGCGAGCTGCCCGCGGCGGGGGCGGCGGCCGTGCCGCCGTCTGCCGCCGGGGGTGCGGCGAGTGCCGGGGTGCTGCCCGCCGCGACCACGGCGGCGGCCCCGCCTGCGGCCGCGAGGAAGTGACGCCTGCCCAGGGAGTGTCGGCTCATGACTGGCCTCTCGTATGCCGGGGCCCTGAGGGCCCGTGGTGTCGCGCTCGGTCCCGGGTGTGCGCGACGCGTGGGGGACGTTCGAGATGGCGCGTTCGTTCGAGATTGCGAACGATGTACGAGATGCTGCGCAGCCCTCAAGGTAGCGAGGAATGGAGTGGTGTCAATGGACCCGTGGGAACGGAGGGACGGGAACCGGACGCCGACCTTCCCCGCGCCCGCGCGGGCCACCCGCCGAGGAGGCGCGAAACCGCTCGCCGAGCGGGCCACGATGACCCCGCCCGAGCCGGTTCGACCTGGGGTCCCGCACTGCTGTACAGTCTCTTCCCGCAGCACAAAGCGGCTTTCGCGCCGCAGAGCAAGGTCCTGTGGAGCAGTTAGGAGTGCTCGCCACCCTGTCAAGGTGGAGGCCGCGGGTTCAAATCCCGTCAGGACCGCATAGTTTCCTTCGTTCCCCCGAAGCCCGCAGCCCGTACATACGGCTGCGGGTTTTCTCGTGGCCTCTCCGCACCGAGGCCGCGCCCGCGGCGGAGCCCCCAGAACAGCACAGCAAATCCCGTCAGGACCGCACCGCCCACCCCCACCGCACCCCGCACCCCGCACCCCGCACCCCGCACCCCGCACCCCGCACCCCGCACCCCGCACCCCGCACCCCGCACCGACAGCTACGCCCCCACGCGGGGCCTCCCCCCGGCGCACTCGGAACTCCGCGCAACCAAAAAATTCAGCCTTCTACATGTGCACCCTGCCCGGCGCGATGTGACCTGTCGTCAGGCATATGCCACCCCGATTCTGGGTGGGCGAATGCCGCGAAACCATGCAATTTCCGGTCACCGTGAGGGGTCGTAAGCGGTGCGTGCCGCCTGTCCGGATGCACATGTTCCCCTCGCCGAACCCTTGAGGATCATCGCGGTGCGTCTTGACTGCGTCACATTCCGTCGGTACCCAGACATGTGGGACCGCTGCCCGTCGCCAGCGGCCCGAGGAGGTAAGGAATGCCGGCATCCGCGAGGCACGAGACGCGGGCACTTCTCCGTGCCCACCTGTCGGCCGCGAGCGGTAACCGTCACCTGACCCGCCGCTGTCCGATATGTCACCAGCTCCAGCGCCTGGCCATGGAGCCCTCCCAGACCCCGGCGGCGGCTCCCGCCACCCAGGGACCCGACAGCGCCCCTCAGGGCCCCCAGCCGGGCGAGGAGAGCTTCCCCGAGGCCTGACCACCCGTCACCCGGGAAGCCTCCGGACGACCCACGAGCGCCCCACGAGCGCCCCGCGAGCGCCCCGCGAGCGCCCCACGCACCGGCACACCGTCTCGCACGGCCACCCGCAGAACCGGCCGCACTCCTCGCGCGACGGACGGCGCGCCGCCCTGCATGACGGCTCCAGGCCCCCGATGATTGGCAGGACCCCCACCCCGGGCGCCCCGGTACGCCTCCGTGCACCGGATGCCACATCAAAGCGCCTTTAGCGCAGGAGCAACCCAACAACAAGCACCCTGCACTGTGACGGGTGTCACGTGAGGTTTTTCGGAGCCTGCCTCACTTACCCGTGTCCTACAACTAGTCAATTTAATATGTGCAATTGCACCACTCGTCAGGCGGCTTCGGCAGTACCGAGTTCCCCCCACGCGGGGGCGTACGCCCGCACATTTCACGATGCATCCAGACGGCCCCGCACGCGCCCCACCACGCTCCCATCCGCCCCCCCGGCGCACGCCCAGTTGACCCGCACCCCGGGCGGCCGGACACAAAAAGATCGCGCTGGACCCGGCGGAGTCCAGCGCGACCGACGACGCACCCTGTCATGTGTTCGGGCACGGATCCTGTTGGGGCAGGATCCCCGTCGTATGGAGATGAGGTCCGGGCCTGCCTCGGGTTGGGGGAACCCGCGAAATGCCCGGGTCGTACGGTTTTCAGGCCTCGCTTCGCTGCTGCGGAATGCCCGCGAGCAGAGCGCGGACCTCCGCCTCTCGGTAGCGACGGTGCCCTCCGAGCGTGCGGATCGACGTGAGCTTGCCGGCCTTCGCCCAACGCGTGACCGTCTTAGGGTCGACGCGGAACATGGTGGCAACCTCAGCGGGGGTCAGCAGCGGCTCGGCATCAGGGGTGCGAGCGGTCATGAGCGGCCTCCTCGGGAGAACCGAACCTTCTCGGTTCTTTCCTCTAAATTCTGCACCTTGACCCACGTTGCCCGAAATGGCGGACGCGGGTCGAGTCGGTTATAGGACGAACGGCTTGTCCTCGGCACTACAACTACACCATCTGTCCAGCCGCGTCGGCCAAACCGATGGAATTGCCCTCCCAGGTGTTCATCAGCGACGGAAGCCGATGGACCGGGCCATAGCGGACAGTCACGCCGCTGTGACGATCAGTCACTGAGCGATCACCAGGGACAGCTGCGCCCCCCAAAGCGTGCAATGCTGGGCAACCCACCCATAAATGGATGGACAGAGCCTTCCCCGGACTCCTTGTCCTATTTTGGCACGAGGAGGGGCGATGGGCGCAAGAGCCCTGAAAGTGCGGTCCGTCACCCTTGGCACACTTGACTCAAAGGCCCGGATAGGCCCGTCTGTCCCCGGCACCCGCGCCCATCAGCGCCCGAGCGCCCCTCCGGACGGACTCCCGACAGACTTCCAGGCAGACTTCCCGACTGGCTTCCAGGCAGGCGCCAGGCGGCCCGGAGCGCGCCCGAGCGCACTCGGATCCGCCTCCGGCGGGGCCCGGGACCGGCCGCCAACTCGCGAACCGCTTGGCCCGCTGATTCTCCGGTCAGTTCGCGGACTGCCGCTCCCGCACCGCCCGCCAGCGCTCCACCAGACGGGCGTACGCCTCGCCGGCGGTTTCCCCGTCGCCCTTGCGCAGTGCCTCTATGCCCTC comes from the Streptomyces sp. TS71-3 genome and includes:
- a CDS encoding carbohydrate-binding protein — translated: MRILTGLRARTTAAVLTAAAALLVTSGPAPALAAPAPAHTTARTSGAAGIARPAADDPALRGSTAPIAGVVPGLTGTAAQDAAGPAADRFRQLTEERTRAKAGHPGAAAAQLHTTWGVNLPNGASLGLQATQSVVGGARATSGGDYVYAPTAIPAGGACMEMTTAYTPDGPDLWAWDWCGGRDRVGKLTPMDSAFLSTYTTTVGGRPAYSLDIHQTSAASNTWSAHLFNYRTHAWDTYYTSSGTYDLPQFAFGWDMFEVYTSVNPSTGAGYYCQDMAGQTFDSSSVKVLSGSTWTPAAPGNSRPDSTPPPSGSRFDCPSLGLTLAHANDHWTARIG
- a CDS encoding glycoside hydrolase family 127 protein; the encoded protein is MSRHSLGRRHFLAAAGGAAAVVAAGSTPALAAPPAADGGTAAAPAAGSSPRAASAVRPFPLTAVSLLPGVFRDNQARNSAYLRFVDINRLLHTFRRNVGIVSSAQPCGGWEGPDVELRGHSTGHLMSGLALAFANTGDTGLRDKGAQVVAALAACQARSPQAGFGTGYLSAFPESFFDRLEARTDVWAPYYTIHKIMAGLVDQYQLAGNAQALDVVLRQAAWVDQRTARLSYSQMQAVLETEFGGMPDVLADLHAITGDSRWLAVSERFYHARVLDPLSRNEDRLAGLHANTQIPKMVGAMRQWEEGLDAKYRSIGENFWKIVTGHHTYVIGGNSNGEAFHEPDAIASQLSNGTCENCNSYNMLKLTRLVHFHAPDRADLLDYYERTLFNQMLGEQDPNSSHGFNIYYTGVGTGSFKQQPSFMGSDPNAYSTDYDNFSCDHGTGMETQAKFADTVYTHDDTRLLVNLFIPSQVTWSEKGVTWRQTTGFPDEAGTTLTVVSGSATHPLSVRIPSWASGAQATLNGRPLPAPAPGSRLTVDRAWRAGDTVKVSLPMRTTIEPTPDNSRVAAVLRGPVVLAGGYGSTRPTRMPTLDTGSIRETSTPLAFTATADGKAVTLDPIARTHHQYYTVYWTTG
- a CDS encoding DUF6274 family protein, encoding MPASARHETRALLRAHLSAASGNRHLTRRCPICHQLQRLAMEPSQTPAAAPATQGPDSAPQGPQPGEESFPEA
- the bldC gene encoding developmental transcriptional regulator BldC gives rise to the protein MTARTPDAEPLLTPAEVATMFRVDPKTVTRWAKAGKLTSIRTLGGHRRYREAEVRALLAGIPQQRSEA